CTATAATACCCTTAAGACTACATCATGACTTTAAAGGTCTCCTCAATATGCTCTCATGGCCATTTACTTGTTTTGTTGACAAGAAAGAGGTAATGAATGTTTGCGGATATGAATAACAGCAATGTGTTGTCTTGCAGGATTGGAGGCTCTGTTCCAATCGTGTACTCATACTTCTCCGAGTTCCTGCAGATGGATAAAAGAGGAGAACATCTCAGCTGGCTCTGCATGTTCTGGATGGTGGGGGGCATCTATGCCTCCTTCACCGCCTGGGGTATCATCCCTCGATATGGTACATATTGTCTTTGTATATTGTGTCTTTAAAGATTAAGCTCCTTCTAcccttgtttttaaatatttgttgatTGGTTGTATTTCAGGCTGGGGTTTCAGTATGGGCTCAGAGTTCCAGTTCCACAGCTGGAGGGTGTTTGTTCTGGTCTGTGCTCTCCCAGCTATAGCAGCTTTTATCGGGCTAATGTTCATGCCTGAGAGCCCACGCTTCCTACTCGAGGTACCTATCTGAAATATACAGTAGCATTGTTCCAACACCTAGTGAGCTGGCTTGCTGCCTACTGCCTACACAAACAGCTGCTTTCAAAGATGGCATTATATCATGGTTCCTaataaggttcttcatagaTGTATCTCTGTGTCTCTTCCAGAATGCTAAACATGATGAGGCCTGGATGATCTTGAAACAGGTTCATGACACCAACTGGAGAGCCAAAGGAGAACCTGAGAGAGTGTTTACCGTAAGATTTTCAAGAGCTGATTTGATGTTTGGagtaaaaagtaatgcattttgACTACATTATGTAATGTtgtgaagattttttttatcataatgcCTCATGGACAATAAATCCTTTTATCCAGGTAACTCAAATAAAGACTCCAAAGACACAGGAAGATGAGTTTATTGAGATTCAGACTGCAACTGGAACTGCTTTCCAGAGATGGGTGGTTCGAACTCTGACACTGACCAAGCTGGTAAACCATAAAGCTAACAGTTCAACTGATTAAGTTCTtcaatatgtaatattaatagaagctgtttttgtgtgcaggtcatgaaaaatgttttgtccCTCTTGGGTCGTGATCTAAGACTTCCTACTCTGCTAATGGCCATCATATGGTTCACAATGGCATTTAGGTAAACCACTTTTGCGAATTACTATTGTGTCCTGAAAACACTGGTgcattgattattttattaaactctTCTTCAGTATGGAACTGTAGTGCCTCTAGTGtcagaaaaaagaattgcaacaCCACCTTTGTCCATCACTGGTTGGGAAAATAGATTGTTCCGCCTCCAAACTCCACTAACCATTTGTGGAGTTTTAACACTTATGAAACTATACATTTCATTGCTTCTATTTCTTGTGGTATATTTCAGTTATTACGGGCTTTCGGTGTGGTTTCCTGACATGATCAAACACCTCCAGCATGAGGAGTATGAATCCAAGCTGAAAGTGTTTCACCGGGAGAAGGTGGAGCAATTTCATTTCAACTTCTCTTTGGAAAACCAAGTCCATAAAGAAGGAGAATACATTAACGACAAGTATGTTGACAGAAACACCATCTGCGACATTCATTATCCATAAATATTCCTCCTAATTGTCAGGCTACAGTATCTCAAAGTATGCTGTGTGCTTTCATGCAGGTTCACCAACATTGAGATGAAGTCTGTGAAGTTTGAAGACTCCTTGTTCGTGGACTGTGTCTTCGAGAACATCCGATCCACAGAAACGCTCTTTGAGAACTGCACCATCCGCGGTACTCTGTTTTACGACACAGGTAAGAGATCTTCCTCACAATCCAGAGTTGTTTTAGTGCAGTAGGCCTCATGGTTTCTTCATTTCCACAGACTTATATGAAGAAAAGTTCATTGACTGTACATTTGAGAACGTCACTTTCCTACACAACAAGAAGGGATGCCATTTAGACTATGAGGAGGAGAACGACGTCCTCATCTACTTGGTCAGCTTCTTAGGCAGCTTAGCTGTGTTGCCTGGAAATATCATTTCGGCACTCTTCATGGACAAGATTGGACGAATCAAGATTATAGGTGAGCTGAACCGCAGCCTAGACAGCTACAAACCATAACATAGCTTTTTTCAGAGATGCTGTCTATATTTTAAGATCCAGTAGTTTGCTTATGTTGTTTCTAACCAAGAAGAGCTTGTGAAGACCACTTTTTCTTCTCTCTGCAGGTGGTTCGATGCTTATTT
The sequence above is drawn from the Labeo rohita strain BAU-BD-2019 chromosome 25, IGBB_LRoh.1.0, whole genome shotgun sequence genome and encodes:
- the sv2bb gene encoding synaptic vesicle glycoprotein 2B; this translates as MADPYHNNIYHQGDGDSYGTYGQGGQDGYGYQTEYPPQEEDAASDVTEGHDEDDQMYEGEYQGIPHPDEVKAARRAARAKARTAADAVSDQEELAEQYEDIMEDCGHGRFQWTLFVVLGLALMADSVECFVVALVLPSAEKDMCLSHAEKGMLGLIVFLGMMFGAFIWGGLADKVGRRKCLIVVLAMNCISAFFSSFAQGYGFFLFFRLFSGIGIGGSVPIVYSYFSEFLQMDKRGEHLSWLCMFWMVGGIYASFTAWGIIPRYGWGFSMGSEFQFHSWRVFVLVCALPAIAAFIGLMFMPESPRFLLENAKHDEAWMILKQVHDTNWRAKGEPERVFTVTQIKTPKTQEDEFIEIQTATGTAFQRWVVRTLTLTKLVMKNVLSLLGRDLRLPTLLMAIIWFTMAFSYYGLSVWFPDMIKHLQHEEYESKLKVFHREKVEQFHFNFSLENQVHKEGEYINDKFTNIEMKSVKFEDSLFVDCVFENIRSTETLFENCTIRGTLFYDTDLYEEKFIDCTFENVTFLHNKKGCHLDYEEENDVLIYLVSFLGSLAVLPGNIISALFMDKIGRIKIIGGSMLISAGCTFFLFLSFSQAAIIAWQCLFCGVSVAAWNGIQVITVELYPASKRATAFGVLNAICKLAAILGSSIFASFVGITKVIPILLSFGALVGGGVLALKLPETREKVLL